One stretch of Paroedura picta isolate Pp20150507F chromosome 13, Ppicta_v3.0, whole genome shotgun sequence DNA includes these proteins:
- the SEPTIN6 gene encoding septin-6 isoform X3, whose protein sequence is MAATEIARQVGEGCRTVPLSGHVGFDSLPDQLVNKSVCHGFCFNILCVGETGLGKSTLMDTLFNTKFEGEPASHSQPGVQLKSSTYDLQESNVHLKLTIVSTVGFGDQINKEDSYKPIVEFIDAQFEAYLQEELKIKRVLHNYHDSRIHACLYFIAPTGHSLKSLDLVTMKKLDSKVNIIPIIAKSDAISKSELTKFKIKITSELVSNGVQIYQFPTDDESIAEINGTMNAHLPFAVIGSTEEVKIGNKMMKARQYPWGTVQVENEAHCDFVKLREMLIRVNMEDLREQTHTRHYELYRRCKLEEMGFKDTDPDSKPFSLQETYEAKRNEFLGELQKKEEEMRQMFVQRVKEKEGELKEAEKELHEKFDRLKKLHQDEKKKLEDKKKSLDDEINAFKQRKMAAELLQSQAQQAGGSQTLKREKERKN, encoded by the exons ATGGCGGCCACCGAGATAGCGCGCCAGGTG GGCGAAGGCTGCCGTACTGTTCCTCTTTCTGGCCACGTAGGATTTGACAGTCTGCCTGACCAACTGGTTAATAAATCGGTTTGCCATGGTTTCTGTTTCAACATCCTCTGTGTGG GAGAAACTGGCCTTGGGAAATCAACCTTGATGGATACCCTTTTCAACACCAAGTTCGAAGGCGAGCCGGCCTCTCATTCGCAGCCAGGAGTTCAGCTAAAATCCAGTACTTACGACCTTCAGGAAAGCAACGTCCACTTGAAACTGACTATTGTTAGCACTGTGGGGTTTGGGGACCAGATTAACAAAGAGGACAG TTATAAGCCTATAGTGGAGTTCATTGATGCCCAGTTTGAAGCTTATCTGCAAGAAGAACTGAAAATCAAGCGGGTTTTACACAACTATCATGATTCCCGGATCCATGCCTGCTTGTATTTCATTGCCCCCACTGGCCACTCTTTGAAATCTCTGGATCTGGTAACAATGAAGAAGCTAGACAGTAAG GTAAATATAATTCCTATTATCGCCAAATCAGATGCCATTTCCAAGAGTGAACTGACGAAATTCAAAATAAAGATAACAAGTGAACTTGTCAGCAATGGAGTGCAAATCTACCAGTTCCCTACAGACGATGAGTCCATTGCAGAAATAAACGGGACCATGAAT GCTCACTTACCATTCGCAGTGATTGGCAGCACAGAGGAAGTGAAGATAGGAAATAAAATGATGAAAGCACGTCAATACCCCTGGGGGACAGTGCAGG TGGAAAATGAAGCGCACTGTGACtttgtgaagctgagagagatgtTGATCCGTGTCAACATGGAGGATCTCCGTGAACAGACACACACACGCCATTATGAGTTGTACCGGCGATGTAAATTGGAAGAAATGGGATTTAAAGACACTGATCCAGACAGTAAACCATTCAG CTTACAAGAAACATATGAGGCCAAAAGGAATGAattcctgggtgagctgcagaaaaaggaagaggagatgaGGCAGATGTTTGTCCAGAGAgttaaggagaaggaaggagagctcAAAGAGGCTGAAAAGGAG TTGCATGAGAAATTTGATCGCTTGAAGAAACTTCATCAGGATGAAAAGAAGAAACTGGAGGACAAGAAGAAATCACTAGACGATGAAATCAACGCATTCAAGCAGAGGAAGATGGCAGCTGAATTGCTCCAGTCTCAGGCCCAACAAGCAGGAGGATCGCAAACTCTGAAACGAGAGAAGGAGAGGAAAAA TTAA
- the SEPTIN6 gene encoding septin-6 isoform X2 gives MAATEIARQVGEGCRTVPLSGHVGFDSLPDQLVNKSVCHGFCFNILCVGETGLGKSTLMDTLFNTKFEGEPASHSQPGVQLKSSTYDLQESNVHLKLTIVSTVGFGDQINKEDSYKPIVEFIDAQFEAYLQEELKIKRVLHNYHDSRIHACLYFIAPTGHSLKSLDLVTMKKLDSKVNIIPIIAKSDAISKSELTKFKIKITSELVSNGVQIYQFPTDDESIAEINGTMNAHLPFAVIGSTEEVKIGNKMMKARQYPWGTVQVENEAHCDFVKLREMLIRVNMEDLREQTHTRHYELYRRCKLEEMGFKDTDPDSKPFSLQETYEAKRNEFLGELQKKEEEMRQMFVQRVKEKEGELKEAEKELHEKFDRLKKLHQDEKKKLEDKKKSLDDEINAFKQRKMAAELLQSQAQQAGGSQTLKREKERKNFF, from the exons ATGGCGGCCACCGAGATAGCGCGCCAGGTG GGCGAAGGCTGCCGTACTGTTCCTCTTTCTGGCCACGTAGGATTTGACAGTCTGCCTGACCAACTGGTTAATAAATCGGTTTGCCATGGTTTCTGTTTCAACATCCTCTGTGTGG GAGAAACTGGCCTTGGGAAATCAACCTTGATGGATACCCTTTTCAACACCAAGTTCGAAGGCGAGCCGGCCTCTCATTCGCAGCCAGGAGTTCAGCTAAAATCCAGTACTTACGACCTTCAGGAAAGCAACGTCCACTTGAAACTGACTATTGTTAGCACTGTGGGGTTTGGGGACCAGATTAACAAAGAGGACAG TTATAAGCCTATAGTGGAGTTCATTGATGCCCAGTTTGAAGCTTATCTGCAAGAAGAACTGAAAATCAAGCGGGTTTTACACAACTATCATGATTCCCGGATCCATGCCTGCTTGTATTTCATTGCCCCCACTGGCCACTCTTTGAAATCTCTGGATCTGGTAACAATGAAGAAGCTAGACAGTAAG GTAAATATAATTCCTATTATCGCCAAATCAGATGCCATTTCCAAGAGTGAACTGACGAAATTCAAAATAAAGATAACAAGTGAACTTGTCAGCAATGGAGTGCAAATCTACCAGTTCCCTACAGACGATGAGTCCATTGCAGAAATAAACGGGACCATGAAT GCTCACTTACCATTCGCAGTGATTGGCAGCACAGAGGAAGTGAAGATAGGAAATAAAATGATGAAAGCACGTCAATACCCCTGGGGGACAGTGCAGG TGGAAAATGAAGCGCACTGTGACtttgtgaagctgagagagatgtTGATCCGTGTCAACATGGAGGATCTCCGTGAACAGACACACACACGCCATTATGAGTTGTACCGGCGATGTAAATTGGAAGAAATGGGATTTAAAGACACTGATCCAGACAGTAAACCATTCAG CTTACAAGAAACATATGAGGCCAAAAGGAATGAattcctgggtgagctgcagaaaaaggaagaggagatgaGGCAGATGTTTGTCCAGAGAgttaaggagaaggaaggagagctcAAAGAGGCTGAAAAGGAG TTGCATGAGAAATTTGATCGCTTGAAGAAACTTCATCAGGATGAAAAGAAGAAACTGGAGGACAAGAAGAAATCACTAGACGATGAAATCAACGCATTCAAGCAGAGGAAGATGGCAGCTGAATTGCTCCAGTCTCAGGCCCAACAAGCAGGAGGATCGCAAACTCTGAAACGAGAGAAGGAGAGGAAAAA
- the SEPTIN6 gene encoding septin-6 isoform X4 produces the protein MAATEIARQVGEGCRTVPLSGHVGFDSLPDQLVNKSVCHGFCFNILCVGETGLGKSTLMDTLFNTKFEGEPASHSQPGVQLKSSTYDLQESNVHLKLTIVSTVGFGDQINKEDSYKPIVEFIDAQFEAYLQEELKIKRVLHNYHDSRIHACLYFIAPTGHSLKSLDLVTMKKLDSKVNIIPIIAKSDAISKSELTKFKIKITSELVSNGVQIYQFPTDDESIAEINGTMNAHLPFAVIGSTEEVKIGNKMMKARQYPWGTVQVENEAHCDFVKLREMLIRVNMEDLREQTHTRHYELYRRCKLEEMGFKDTDPDSKPFSLQETYEAKRNEFLGELQKKEEEMRQMFVQRVKEKEGELKEAEKELHEKFDRLKKLHQDEKKKLEDKKKSLDDEINAFKQRKMAAELLQSQAQQAGGSQTLKREKERKNNPWLCTE, from the exons ATGGCGGCCACCGAGATAGCGCGCCAGGTG GGCGAAGGCTGCCGTACTGTTCCTCTTTCTGGCCACGTAGGATTTGACAGTCTGCCTGACCAACTGGTTAATAAATCGGTTTGCCATGGTTTCTGTTTCAACATCCTCTGTGTGG GAGAAACTGGCCTTGGGAAATCAACCTTGATGGATACCCTTTTCAACACCAAGTTCGAAGGCGAGCCGGCCTCTCATTCGCAGCCAGGAGTTCAGCTAAAATCCAGTACTTACGACCTTCAGGAAAGCAACGTCCACTTGAAACTGACTATTGTTAGCACTGTGGGGTTTGGGGACCAGATTAACAAAGAGGACAG TTATAAGCCTATAGTGGAGTTCATTGATGCCCAGTTTGAAGCTTATCTGCAAGAAGAACTGAAAATCAAGCGGGTTTTACACAACTATCATGATTCCCGGATCCATGCCTGCTTGTATTTCATTGCCCCCACTGGCCACTCTTTGAAATCTCTGGATCTGGTAACAATGAAGAAGCTAGACAGTAAG GTAAATATAATTCCTATTATCGCCAAATCAGATGCCATTTCCAAGAGTGAACTGACGAAATTCAAAATAAAGATAACAAGTGAACTTGTCAGCAATGGAGTGCAAATCTACCAGTTCCCTACAGACGATGAGTCCATTGCAGAAATAAACGGGACCATGAAT GCTCACTTACCATTCGCAGTGATTGGCAGCACAGAGGAAGTGAAGATAGGAAATAAAATGATGAAAGCACGTCAATACCCCTGGGGGACAGTGCAGG TGGAAAATGAAGCGCACTGTGACtttgtgaagctgagagagatgtTGATCCGTGTCAACATGGAGGATCTCCGTGAACAGACACACACACGCCATTATGAGTTGTACCGGCGATGTAAATTGGAAGAAATGGGATTTAAAGACACTGATCCAGACAGTAAACCATTCAG CTTACAAGAAACATATGAGGCCAAAAGGAATGAattcctgggtgagctgcagaaaaaggaagaggagatgaGGCAGATGTTTGTCCAGAGAgttaaggagaaggaaggagagctcAAAGAGGCTGAAAAGGAG TTGCATGAGAAATTTGATCGCTTGAAGAAACTTCATCAGGATGAAAAGAAGAAACTGGAGGACAAGAAGAAATCACTAGACGATGAAATCAACGCATTCAAGCAGAGGAAGATGGCAGCTGAATTGCTCCAGTCTCAGGCCCAACAAGCAGGAGGATCGCAAACTCTGAAACGAGAGAAGGAGAGGAAAAA
- the SEPTIN6 gene encoding septin-6 isoform X1 has translation MAATEIARQVGEGCRTVPLSGHVGFDSLPDQLVNKSVCHGFCFNILCVGETGLGKSTLMDTLFNTKFEGEPASHSQPGVQLKSSTYDLQESNVHLKLTIVSTVGFGDQINKEDSYKPIVEFIDAQFEAYLQEELKIKRVLHNYHDSRIHACLYFIAPTGHSLKSLDLVTMKKLDSKVNIIPIIAKSDAISKSELTKFKIKITSELVSNGVQIYQFPTDDESIAEINGTMNAHLPFAVIGSTEEVKIGNKMMKARQYPWGTVQVENEAHCDFVKLREMLIRVNMEDLREQTHTRHYELYRRCKLEEMGFKDTDPDSKPFSLQETYEAKRNEFLGELQKKEEEMRQMFVQRVKEKEGELKEAEKELHEKFDRLKKLHQDEKKKLEDKKKSLDDEINAFKQRKMAAELLQSQAQQAGGSQTLKREKERKNSGFL, from the exons ATGGCGGCCACCGAGATAGCGCGCCAGGTG GGCGAAGGCTGCCGTACTGTTCCTCTTTCTGGCCACGTAGGATTTGACAGTCTGCCTGACCAACTGGTTAATAAATCGGTTTGCCATGGTTTCTGTTTCAACATCCTCTGTGTGG GAGAAACTGGCCTTGGGAAATCAACCTTGATGGATACCCTTTTCAACACCAAGTTCGAAGGCGAGCCGGCCTCTCATTCGCAGCCAGGAGTTCAGCTAAAATCCAGTACTTACGACCTTCAGGAAAGCAACGTCCACTTGAAACTGACTATTGTTAGCACTGTGGGGTTTGGGGACCAGATTAACAAAGAGGACAG TTATAAGCCTATAGTGGAGTTCATTGATGCCCAGTTTGAAGCTTATCTGCAAGAAGAACTGAAAATCAAGCGGGTTTTACACAACTATCATGATTCCCGGATCCATGCCTGCTTGTATTTCATTGCCCCCACTGGCCACTCTTTGAAATCTCTGGATCTGGTAACAATGAAGAAGCTAGACAGTAAG GTAAATATAATTCCTATTATCGCCAAATCAGATGCCATTTCCAAGAGTGAACTGACGAAATTCAAAATAAAGATAACAAGTGAACTTGTCAGCAATGGAGTGCAAATCTACCAGTTCCCTACAGACGATGAGTCCATTGCAGAAATAAACGGGACCATGAAT GCTCACTTACCATTCGCAGTGATTGGCAGCACAGAGGAAGTGAAGATAGGAAATAAAATGATGAAAGCACGTCAATACCCCTGGGGGACAGTGCAGG TGGAAAATGAAGCGCACTGTGACtttgtgaagctgagagagatgtTGATCCGTGTCAACATGGAGGATCTCCGTGAACAGACACACACACGCCATTATGAGTTGTACCGGCGATGTAAATTGGAAGAAATGGGATTTAAAGACACTGATCCAGACAGTAAACCATTCAG CTTACAAGAAACATATGAGGCCAAAAGGAATGAattcctgggtgagctgcagaaaaaggaagaggagatgaGGCAGATGTTTGTCCAGAGAgttaaggagaaggaaggagagctcAAAGAGGCTGAAAAGGAG TTGCATGAGAAATTTGATCGCTTGAAGAAACTTCATCAGGATGAAAAGAAGAAACTGGAGGACAAGAAGAAATCACTAGACGATGAAATCAACGCATTCAAGCAGAGGAAGATGGCAGCTGAATTGCTCCAGTCTCAGGCCCAACAAGCAGGAGGATCGCAAACTCTGAAACGAGAGAAGGAGAGGAAAAA
- the SOWAHD gene encoding ankyrin repeat domain-containing protein SOWAHD yields MEPGGGSVSEWPRDECSDGQQAPQEFKRTCVQKDSFQPQIQMALGSRSPSPGVRAGSLILRRAQLSNLNSSLSKASRRSHNWATGMDTGRLSVGGSSTRRKGLKEILLQSSEAKPTWLVALSKGEANAGSIPDGQDHDPLLEANLEDLSLALDPLEHEWMLTVAQGDAESILRLLDQDPSLLFRTDFVTGFTVLHWLAKHGHHEDLIEVITFMEKRGYPVDVNVFTASGRLTPLHLAALQGHEMVIKVLVGAYGANTSLRDHNGRQAWQYLRANATRELKELLGACDEALALPGAFNTNNNCVSSRHGRSNVYKEDCENVQGEKNCRRPISRLASLRNLFRQAIIFFQEL; encoded by the coding sequence ATGGAACCTGGTGGAGGGAGTGTGTCCGAGTGGCCAAGGGACGAATGCTCGGATGGTCAACAGGCACCTCAGGAGTTCAAGAGGACGTGCGTGCAAAAGGACAGCTTCCAACCTCAAATACAGATGGCTTTGGGCAGCCGATCCCCCAGCCCTGGTGTCCGGGCTGGGAGCTTGATTCTGCGCCGGGCCCAGCTGTCCAACTTGAACTCGAGCCTCAGCAAAGCCAGCAGACGCTCACATAACTGGGCCACAGGAATGGACACAGGCAGGCTCTCTGTGGGTGGCAGCAGCACAAGGAGGAAAGGTCTGAAGGAGATACTCCTGCAAAGCAGCGAGGCCAAACCCACGTGGCTTGTGGCTTTGTCGAAGGGAGAGGCCAATGCTGGCAGCATCCCTGATGGGCAAGACCATGATCCTCTCCTGGAAGCCAACTTAGAGGATTTGTCGTTAGCCCTAGACCCGCTGGAGCATGAATGGATGCTGACTGTGGCCCAAGGAGATGCGGAAAGTATCCTCCGGTTGCTGGACCAGGATCCCAGTTTGCTCTTCAGGACAGATTTTGTGACCGGCTTCACTGTCCTCCACTGGCTGGCCAAACATGGTCATCATGAGGACTTGATAGAAGTCATCACTTTCATGGAAAAGCGGGGTTACCCGGTAGATGTTAACGTATTCACGGCTAGCGGCAGACTAACTCCTCTCCACCTGGCTGCTCTTCAGGGACATGAAATGGTCATCAAGGTGCTGGTAGGGGCATATGGCGCCAACACAAGCCTCCGGGACCACAATGGCCGCCAAGCGTGGCAATACCTCCGAGCAAACGCTACCAGGGAATTGAAGGAGCTTTTGGGGGCTTGTGACGAAGCCTTGGCCCTGCCGGGAGCCTTCAACACCAACAACAACTGTGTGTCCTCCAGACACGGGAGGAGCAATGTGTACAAAGAAGACTGTGAGAATGTTCAAGGGGAAAAGAACTGCCGCAGGCCCATCAGCAGACTGGCTTCCTTAAGGAACTTGTTCAGACAAGCCATTATATTCTTCCAAGAGCTGTAG